A DNA window from Stigmatella aurantiaca contains the following coding sequences:
- a CDS encoding phospholipase D-like domain-containing protein translates to MKRILEPGRNCWTQTEAHDAGVLVDGRDYYKAFYREALRAKSYIAITGWQFDSDVSLLRGEDAGQAQGELRMLPLLRELCEKNPELHIYILAWDFNVLLAMEREWMQHTLFNGYSDRLSFRFDTSAPLYAAHHQKLVLIDGRVAFTGGMDICDCRWDDRDHPARSTLRCDNGRDPHGPYHDVQSVLTGPVVEKLAELFEARWFNSGGGTLRLPTPVSRDDVDLKPTVPLPPGPVAICRTFGKTLVPFQEQVQEIRALYLDAIDAAEHFLYFENQYFSSRTLFHALVRRMRAKDRSRLNIVFVLPRMPEALREQLAMGVAQVRLLRLLQRVAKETGHALGVYCSVSRDEAGQDVYTYVHSKLLVVDDRLLTLGSANTTNRSLGVDSELNLAWEVPEENGALLRRAIRRLRVSLMSELSGVSRPAELRQLARADGLVSFLDGVAARGEARLRAHPLETVFDQNPLIKPLVPEELGFDPEDSLIDESLFESLKQEQSFVASGVRFLARWFGSLPARPHPASLPAANTVPQEH, encoded by the coding sequence TTGAAACGCATCCTGGAACCCGGACGCAACTGCTGGACACAGACCGAAGCGCATGACGCGGGAGTGCTCGTCGACGGACGGGACTACTACAAGGCTTTCTACCGCGAGGCGCTCCGGGCCAAGAGTTACATCGCCATCACCGGATGGCAGTTCGACAGCGATGTCTCGCTGCTGCGCGGCGAGGACGCCGGGCAGGCTCAGGGCGAGCTGCGCATGCTGCCGCTGCTGCGCGAGCTGTGCGAGAAGAACCCGGAGCTGCACATCTACATCCTGGCGTGGGATTTCAACGTGCTGCTCGCGATGGAGCGCGAGTGGATGCAGCACACGCTGTTCAACGGGTACAGCGACCGGCTGTCCTTCCGCTTCGATACCTCCGCGCCGCTCTACGCGGCGCACCACCAGAAGCTGGTCCTCATCGACGGGCGCGTGGCGTTCACCGGCGGCATGGACATCTGCGACTGCCGCTGGGATGACCGCGACCACCCGGCCCGCTCCACGCTGCGCTGCGACAACGGCAGAGATCCGCACGGCCCCTACCACGATGTGCAGTCGGTGCTCACCGGCCCCGTGGTGGAGAAGCTGGCGGAGCTGTTCGAGGCGCGCTGGTTCAACTCCGGCGGTGGCACGCTGCGCCTGCCCACCCCCGTGTCGCGCGACGACGTGGACCTGAAGCCCACGGTGCCGCTGCCGCCCGGGCCGGTGGCCATCTGCCGCACCTTCGGCAAGACGCTGGTGCCCTTCCAGGAGCAGGTGCAGGAGATCCGCGCGCTGTACCTGGATGCCATCGACGCGGCCGAGCACTTCCTCTACTTCGAGAACCAGTACTTCTCCTCGCGCACCCTCTTCCATGCGCTCGTGCGCCGCATGCGCGCCAAGGACCGGAGCCGGCTCAACATCGTCTTCGTGCTGCCCCGCATGCCCGAGGCGCTGCGCGAGCAGCTCGCCATGGGCGTGGCCCAGGTGCGGCTCCTGCGCCTGCTCCAGCGCGTGGCGAAGGAGACGGGCCATGCGCTGGGCGTCTACTGCTCGGTGTCGCGCGATGAGGCGGGCCAGGATGTCTACACCTACGTGCACTCGAAGCTCCTGGTGGTGGATGACCGGCTGCTCACGCTCGGCTCGGCGAACACCACCAACCGCAGCCTCGGGGTGGACTCGGAGCTGAACCTGGCCTGGGAGGTGCCCGAAGAGAACGGGGCGCTCCTGCGCCGCGCCATCCGGCGGCTCCGCGTGAGCCTCATGTCGGAGCTCAGCGGGGTGTCGCGCCCGGCGGAGCTGCGCCAGCTGGCCCGCGCGGACGGGCTCGTCTCCTTCCTGGATGGCGTGGCGGCCCGCGGCGAGGCGCGCCTGCGCGCGCACCCACTGGAGACGGTGTTCGACCAGAACCCGCTCATCAAGCCGCTGGTGCCCGAGGAGCTGGGGTTCGACCCGGAGGACTCGCTGATCGACGAGAGCCTCTTCGAGTCGCTGAAGCAGGAGCAGAGCTTTGTGGCCTCGGGCGTGCGCTTCCTCGCGCGCTGGTTCGGCAGCCTGCCCGCGCGGCCTCACCCCGCGAGCCTGCCGGCCGCGAACACGGTGCCTCAGGAGCACTGA
- a CDS encoding chaperonin: protein MAKAQRRDQVIQRKTRQTKAKVARVAANVARPVRRVQVTLGDLIAAAFDTVGGEVKKVAKVVSSPNMTLATGKNIVFVG from the coding sequence ATGGCGAAGGCTCAGCGGCGTGATCAGGTCATTCAGCGGAAGACCCGTCAGACGAAGGCGAAGGTGGCCCGGGTGGCCGCCAACGTGGCGCGGCCGGTGCGCCGGGTGCAGGTGACGCTGGGCGACCTGATCGCCGCGGCGTTCGACACCGTGGGGGGCGAGGTGAAGAAGGTGGCCAAGGTCGTCTCCTCGCCCAACATGACGCTCGCTACGGGCAAGAACATCGTCTTCGTCGGCTGA
- a CDS encoding anti-sigma factor family protein has product MAGNPACERFIPFLSPYIDGELTPAERVNVERHLGACKECMGRTADFRAEAGLLRVGLDMAVDDVDFKDFTQKVMARITPEKPPLLERLKLSLSEMFLYQRTAMVSSLATAAVLTVVAVPLLMGRGAPEGYGAERMTVQRVSAYEPARVAPVVMETDNGGAIIWLVDQDTPGAQPGQDEDGGTGAGLERDGLRREDAPRPMNPASPPDTQGGSL; this is encoded by the coding sequence ATGGCCGGTAATCCTGCTTGCGAGCGGTTCATCCCGTTCCTGTCTCCCTACATCGATGGAGAGCTGACGCCCGCGGAGCGCGTCAACGTGGAGCGCCACTTGGGCGCCTGCAAGGAGTGCATGGGGCGCACGGCGGACTTCCGCGCCGAGGCGGGCCTCCTGCGCGTGGGCCTGGACATGGCGGTGGACGATGTGGACTTCAAGGACTTCACCCAGAAGGTGATGGCCCGCATCACCCCCGAGAAGCCGCCCCTCCTGGAGCGGCTCAAGCTGTCGCTCTCGGAGATGTTCCTCTACCAGCGCACGGCCATGGTCTCCTCGCTGGCCACCGCCGCGGTGCTGACGGTGGTGGCGGTGCCCCTGCTCATGGGCCGCGGCGCCCCGGAGGGCTACGGCGCCGAGCGGATGACGGTGCAGCGGGTGAGCGCCTACGAGCCGGCGCGCGTGGCCCCGGTGGTGATGGAGACGGACAACGGCGGCGCCATCATCTGGCTTGTGGACCAGGACACACCGGGGGCCCAGCCCGGTCAGGATGAGGACGGTGGGACAGGCGCGGGGCTGGAGCGGGACGGGCTGCGGCGGGAGGATGCTCCCCGGCCGATGAACCCGGCGTCGCCGCCGGACACCCAGGGAGGTTCCTTGTGA
- a CDS encoding RNA polymerase sigma factor, which produces MATDDLTLVKRVRNGDQRAFKLLVERYQRKVYAVALGMLKDKEEAMDVSQEAFVKVYKYLDHFKGDSSFYTWLYRITVNICIDLIRKRAGAGGEPVEFDETQSLDLSQANIGALGSRLGTNPQKSALRRELADKIQEALATVPEKHRAILLLREIEGMSYEELSRTLDIPKGTVMSRLFHARTKVQKILSEYLELDESKSGVGSE; this is translated from the coding sequence TTGGCCACCGACGACCTTACCCTCGTCAAGCGCGTCCGCAACGGCGACCAGCGCGCTTTCAAGCTCCTCGTCGAGCGCTACCAGCGCAAGGTGTACGCCGTCGCGCTGGGAATGCTCAAGGACAAGGAGGAGGCGATGGACGTCTCGCAAGAGGCGTTCGTCAAGGTCTACAAGTACTTGGACCACTTCAAGGGCGACTCGTCCTTCTACACGTGGCTCTACCGCATCACCGTCAACATCTGCATTGATCTCATCCGCAAGCGCGCGGGCGCGGGCGGCGAGCCGGTGGAGTTCGACGAGACGCAGTCCCTGGACTTGTCCCAGGCGAACATCGGCGCGCTGGGCAGCCGCCTGGGCACCAACCCCCAGAAGAGCGCCCTGCGCCGGGAGCTGGCCGACAAGATCCAGGAGGCCCTGGCCACGGTGCCCGAGAAGCACCGCGCCATCCTGCTGCTGCGCGAAATCGAGGGCATGTCCTACGAGGAGCTGTCGCGCACGCTGGACATTCCCAAGGGCACGGTGATGAGCCGGCTCTTCCACGCGCGCACCAAGGTCCAGAAAATCCTCAGTGAGTACCTGGAGTTGGACGAATCCAAGAGCGGAGTAGGAAGTGAGTGA
- a CDS encoding Immediate early protein ICP0 → MPATFADALTQEKGTGTRGKAVMATLIMPQLPAEAPPARKGKDVLPSGSPQQAPQGPPVSPMDTPIGRGGGTRIVRMPEAPGGKERPAGPSKGGDTQPGGRTQTRDGFGATPTTGNRPALGQGEARGRVLPVRDLVPGGLEKLVSQEGVAKRFASDLALLHQQLRPSDMPSSERALRAWAFFTAYAEAAAGHESTPEGRETFDKALKDQGFSELRDAHTGDDGMAAAQWVLEASNPEEARARAEQVQPEPPPEVRLSESAQPQEAARKPQPKDEPPQAPSQEHRDNAFTQGPERPALERIPGQAEFVRVSPQLLHLPPQVMVPARTDAERLAGDEAPLDRWKGRAKRLGRNMLWNVLHRFRAGPEDSAIEQEKWDQLAFGAVLAIVGMMILIILLVAL, encoded by the coding sequence GTGCCGGCCACGTTCGCCGACGCGCTGACGCAGGAGAAGGGCACAGGGACGCGGGGCAAGGCCGTCATGGCCACGTTGATCATGCCCCAGCTCCCGGCGGAGGCCCCTCCGGCGCGCAAGGGCAAAGACGTGCTACCCTCCGGGTCTCCCCAGCAGGCCCCGCAGGGGCCCCCGGTCAGCCCCATGGATACGCCCATCGGTCGTGGCGGTGGCACCCGCATCGTCAGGATGCCCGAAGCCCCGGGTGGCAAGGAGCGGCCCGCGGGCCCCTCCAAGGGCGGGGACACCCAACCCGGCGGACGCACCCAGACGCGCGATGGCTTCGGGGCCACGCCCACCACGGGCAACCGCCCCGCGCTGGGCCAGGGCGAGGCCCGGGGCCGGGTGCTGCCGGTGAGGGACCTGGTGCCCGGAGGGCTCGAGAAGCTGGTGAGCCAGGAGGGCGTGGCCAAGCGCTTCGCCTCGGACCTGGCCCTGCTCCACCAGCAACTGCGGCCCTCGGACATGCCCTCCTCGGAGCGGGCGCTGCGCGCCTGGGCCTTCTTCACCGCCTACGCCGAGGCCGCCGCGGGGCACGAGTCCACCCCGGAGGGGCGGGAGACCTTCGACAAGGCCCTGAAGGACCAGGGCTTCTCCGAGCTCCGGGACGCCCACACGGGCGATGACGGCATGGCCGCGGCCCAGTGGGTGCTGGAGGCCTCCAACCCCGAGGAGGCCCGGGCGCGCGCCGAGCAAGTCCAGCCCGAGCCCCCGCCGGAGGTGCGCCTCTCGGAGTCCGCGCAGCCGCAGGAGGCCGCCCGCAAGCCGCAGCCCAAGGACGAGCCCCCGCAGGCGCCCTCCCAGGAGCACCGGGACAACGCCTTCACGCAGGGGCCCGAGCGCCCCGCGCTGGAGCGCATCCCCGGCCAGGCGGAGTTCGTCCGGGTGTCCCCGCAGCTCTTGCACCTGCCGCCGCAGGTAATGGTGCCCGCCCGCACGGACGCCGAGCGCCTGGCCGGCGACGAGGCCCCCCTGGACCGGTGGAAGGGCCGGGCGAAGCGGCTGGGCCGCAACATGCTCTGGAACGTCCTCCACCGCTTCCGGGCGGGCCCCGAGGACAGCGCCATCGAACAGGAGAAGTGGGATCAGCTCGCCTTCGGGGCGGTGCTGGCCATCGTGGGGATGATGATTTTGATCATCCTGCTGGTGGCGCTGTAG
- the hemF gene encoding oxygen-dependent coproporphyrinogen oxidase, with protein MTLDVEKVERLKGRMSEFIQQLQNEICAGLETLEGTARFREDAWERAGGGGGRSRVLEGGTVLEKAGVNISVVHGQLEEAFANRLQGEGRHFWAGGLSLVLHPRNPHVPTVHANFRFIHQGPKAWFGGGADLTPYYLYDEDAVHFHRTLKAACDKHDPAYYPQFKSTCDKYFYLRHREECRGIGGLFFEDLGGQDLERELAFVMDAGRAFLPAYLPIAERRKNTPYTEPQRFWQEVRRGRYVEFNLVYDRGTVFGLETKGRTESILMSLPPQVRWLYDHHPVPGTEEARLLDVLRTPRDWAAGGQEG; from the coding sequence ATGACGTTGGACGTGGAGAAGGTGGAGCGGCTGAAGGGGCGGATGTCGGAGTTCATCCAGCAACTGCAGAATGAAATCTGCGCGGGGCTGGAGACGCTCGAGGGCACGGCGCGCTTCCGGGAGGACGCCTGGGAGCGCGCGGGCGGGGGCGGCGGGCGCTCGCGGGTGCTGGAGGGCGGCACCGTGCTGGAGAAGGCCGGGGTGAACATCTCGGTGGTGCATGGCCAGCTCGAGGAAGCCTTCGCCAACCGGCTCCAGGGCGAGGGCCGGCACTTCTGGGCCGGCGGGCTGTCGCTGGTGCTCCACCCGCGCAACCCCCACGTGCCCACCGTGCACGCCAACTTCCGCTTCATCCACCAGGGCCCCAAGGCGTGGTTCGGCGGGGGCGCGGACCTGACGCCCTACTACCTCTATGACGAGGACGCGGTGCACTTCCACCGCACGCTGAAGGCGGCGTGTGACAAGCACGACCCGGCCTACTATCCGCAGTTCAAGAGCACCTGCGACAAGTACTTTTACCTGCGCCACCGCGAGGAGTGCCGGGGCATCGGCGGGCTGTTCTTCGAGGACCTGGGCGGGCAGGACCTGGAGCGCGAGCTGGCGTTCGTGATGGACGCGGGGCGGGCGTTCCTGCCGGCGTACCTGCCCATCGCCGAGCGCCGCAAGAACACGCCCTACACCGAGCCGCAGCGCTTCTGGCAGGAGGTGCGGCGCGGGCGCTACGTGGAGTTCAACCTCGTGTACGACAGGGGCACGGTGTTCGGCCTGGAGACGAAGGGGCGCACCGAGTCCATCCTCATGTCGCTGCCGCCCCAGGTGCGGTGGCTCTATGATCACCACCCGGTGCCGGGCACCGAGGAGGCGCGGCTCCTGGACGTGCTGCGCACCCCCCGGGACTGGGCTGCTGGCGGCCAGGAAGGGTAG
- a CDS encoding alpha/beta hydrolase: MDTGKTAPFELGRGDDACLLLHGFTGSPWEMLPLGEALAAQGLYVKAPRLPGHGTTPEALLEVNHRDWEQAAAEALHSLTGFRRVFVAGLSMGALLALGLAAQFPEVVRGLVLIAPAARFKGPKMALLKGLRHTGLLEWVKPWVPKDSTDLSDPVALAEAPILKAFPTARLNDLWTLQESAQVLAPRVRCPTLVAVAEQDHVVDPEGGPWLAHQLTGAASVRVLSLQEGYHIIPRDRGGPRLALEVGAFLHALRGRNESLDTPGLDEASSAL, encoded by the coding sequence ATGGATACCGGGAAAACCGCACCCTTCGAGCTGGGCCGAGGCGACGACGCCTGTCTGCTGCTGCATGGGTTTACCGGCAGCCCCTGGGAGATGCTCCCCCTGGGCGAGGCCCTGGCGGCCCAGGGCCTGTACGTGAAGGCCCCCCGCCTGCCGGGCCATGGCACCACGCCGGAGGCCCTGCTGGAGGTGAACCACCGCGACTGGGAGCAGGCCGCCGCCGAGGCGCTGCACTCGCTCACGGGCTTCCGCCGGGTGTTCGTCGCGGGACTGTCCATGGGGGCGCTGCTCGCCCTGGGGCTGGCGGCCCAGTTCCCCGAGGTGGTGCGCGGGCTGGTGCTCATCGCCCCCGCGGCGCGCTTCAAGGGACCGAAGATGGCGCTGCTCAAGGGGCTGCGGCACACGGGCCTGCTGGAGTGGGTGAAGCCCTGGGTGCCCAAGGACAGCACCGACCTGAGCGACCCCGTGGCCCTGGCGGAGGCGCCCATCCTGAAGGCCTTCCCCACCGCGCGGCTCAACGACTTGTGGACGCTCCAGGAGTCCGCCCAGGTGCTCGCCCCGCGCGTGCGCTGCCCCACCCTGGTGGCGGTGGCCGAGCAGGACCACGTGGTGGACCCTGAGGGCGGGCCGTGGCTGGCCCACCAGCTCACCGGGGCCGCCTCGGTGCGCGTGCTGTCGCTCCAGGAGGGCTACCACATCATCCCCCGGGACCGGGGCGGGCCGCGGCTTGCCCTGGAGGTGGGCGCGTTCCTGCATGCCCTGCGCGGGCGCAACGAGAGCCTGGACACACCGGGGCTGGACGAGGCTTCCTCCGCGCTCTGA
- a CDS encoding ABC transporter ATP-binding protein, whose translation MPSPSSAVIELRDVTKAYSEGEATREVLTGASLTLHRGEFTVLLGRSGSGKSTLLNLISGIDLPTRGQVRVEGKDLSTLSERERTLLRRERIGFVFQAFNLLPTLTVEENVRLPLELLGRPGAQVDARVKELLGRVGLGGRERSFPDRLSGGEQQRVAVARALAHTPPLLLADEPTGNLDETTGRQVLDLLEELIRRGNACALVVSHDEALAARADRTFVLEAGRLVERTGRP comes from the coding sequence ATGCCCTCCCCTTCGTCCGCCGTCATCGAGCTGAGAGACGTTACCAAAGCCTACTCCGAGGGCGAGGCCACGCGTGAGGTGCTCACCGGCGCGAGCCTCACCCTGCACCGGGGCGAGTTCACCGTGCTGCTGGGCCGCAGCGGCTCGGGCAAGTCCACGCTGCTCAACCTCATCAGCGGAATCGATCTGCCCACGCGAGGGCAGGTGCGCGTGGAGGGCAAGGACCTCTCCACCCTGAGCGAGCGGGAGCGGACGCTGCTGCGCCGCGAGCGCATCGGCTTCGTCTTCCAGGCCTTCAACCTGCTGCCCACGCTCACGGTGGAGGAGAACGTGCGGCTGCCGCTGGAGCTGCTCGGCCGCCCGGGCGCGCAGGTGGACGCGCGCGTGAAGGAGCTGCTCGGCCGCGTGGGGCTCGGCGGGCGCGAGCGCAGCTTCCCGGACCGGCTGTCCGGCGGCGAGCAGCAGCGCGTGGCGGTGGCCCGGGCGCTGGCGCACACCCCGCCCCTGCTGCTCGCGGACGAGCCCACCGGCAACCTGGACGAGACGACGGGCCGCCAGGTGCTGGACTTGCTGGAGGAGCTCATCCGCCGGGGCAACGCATGCGCCCTGGTCGTCTCGCATGACGAGGCGCTGGCGGCCCGGGCCGACCGCACCTTCGTGCTGGAGGCGGGCCGGCTCGTCGAGCGGACGGGGCGGCCATGA